A genomic stretch from Serratia entomophila includes:
- a CDS encoding ABC transporter substrate-binding protein: MQQTMKRRCLTLLIAAALGAGGVNSVLAADVPAGVQLAQQQNIVINNGSEVASLDPHKVEGVPESNIILNLLEGLVSTDANGHVVPAGAVSWENQDYRSWTFHLRPDAVWSDGSPVTAQDFVYSWQRLVDPKIASPYASYLQYAKIENIDDILTGKKSPQTLGVKAVDDKTLQVTLTEPVPYFISMLSHTSLKPVKRSVVEKFGDKWTLPANFVGNGAYRLKGWVVNERIVLERSPSYWNNGKTVINQATFLPITSEVSDVNRFRSGEIDITNSAIPPYLYVKMKREIPEQLHVNPFLCTFYYELNNQKAPFTDARVREAVKMTLDRDIIANKIMGQGQIPAYSFTPTFTEGAKFTPPQWASWSQEQRNAAAKKLLAEAGYSDAKPLTFSLLYNTSDQNKQQAIAAASMWKKNLGAEVTLRNQEWKTSLESRHQGQYDVARATWCGDYNEPSAFLNLVLSTSSINTIFYKSPAFDAIMAATLKAPDEAARAALYQQAEAQLDKDSALVPVYYRVSARLIKPTVGGFTGKDPLDYTDVKNLYIIKQ; encoded by the coding sequence ATGCAGCAAACCATGAAGCGCAGGTGCTTGACCTTGTTGATTGCCGCCGCGCTGGGTGCCGGCGGCGTTAATTCCGTTTTGGCGGCCGATGTTCCGGCCGGGGTGCAATTGGCCCAGCAGCAAAATATCGTGATCAACAACGGCAGCGAAGTGGCTTCATTGGATCCGCATAAGGTCGAGGGCGTACCGGAAAGCAATATCATTCTTAACCTGCTGGAGGGGTTGGTCAGCACCGACGCCAATGGGCACGTGGTGCCTGCGGGGGCCGTCAGCTGGGAAAATCAGGATTACCGCAGCTGGACATTCCATCTGCGGCCCGACGCGGTATGGAGCGACGGCTCTCCGGTCACCGCGCAGGACTTCGTCTACAGTTGGCAGCGCCTGGTCGATCCTAAAATCGCGTCGCCTTACGCCAGCTATCTGCAGTACGCCAAAATTGAAAATATCGACGATATCCTGACCGGCAAGAAAAGCCCGCAGACGCTCGGCGTGAAGGCCGTGGATGATAAAACGCTGCAGGTGACCCTGACCGAGCCGGTGCCTTACTTTATCAGCATGTTGAGCCACACCTCGTTGAAACCGGTCAAGCGTTCGGTGGTGGAGAAGTTTGGCGACAAGTGGACGCTGCCGGCCAACTTCGTCGGCAATGGCGCCTATCGCCTGAAAGGGTGGGTGGTGAATGAGCGCATCGTGCTGGAGCGTAGCCCGAGCTATTGGAACAACGGCAAAACCGTTATCAACCAGGCGACCTTCCTGCCGATCACTTCCGAAGTCAGTGACGTCAACCGCTTCCGCAGCGGTGAAATCGATATCACCAACAGCGCCATTCCGCCGTACCTGTACGTCAAAATGAAGCGCGAAATTCCTGAGCAGCTGCACGTAAATCCTTTTTTGTGCACCTTCTATTACGAGCTCAACAATCAGAAAGCCCCCTTTACCGATGCGCGGGTGCGTGAGGCGGTCAAAATGACGCTGGATCGCGACATCATCGCCAACAAGATTATGGGCCAGGGACAAATCCCGGCCTACAGCTTTACGCCGACCTTCACCGAAGGCGCGAAGTTCACGCCACCTCAGTGGGCGAGCTGGAGCCAGGAGCAGCGTAATGCCGCGGCCAAAAAACTGCTGGCTGAAGCCGGTTACAGCGACGCCAAGCCGCTGACGTTCTCACTGCTGTATAACACCTCAGATCAAAATAAACAGCAGGCGATCGCCGCTGCGTCGATGTGGAAGAAAAACCTCGGCGCCGAGGTCACGCTGCGCAATCAGGAGTGGAAAACCTCGCTGGAAAGCCGCCATCAGGGGCAGTACGACGTAGCGCGCGCCACCTGGTGCGGTGATTACAACGAGCCCAGTGCGTTCCTGAACCTGGTGCTCTCCACCAGCAGCATCAACACCATCTTCTACAAGAGCCCGGCGTTCGACGCCATCATGGCCGCCACGCTGAAGGCGCCGGATGAAGCCGCGCGCGCCGCGCTCTACCAGCAGGCCGAAGCGCAGCTGGATAAAGATTCCGCGCTGGTGCCGGTTTATTACCGCGTCAGCGCGCGCCTGATAAAACCGACGGTGGGCGGTTTTACCGGCAAAGATCCATTGGACTACACCGACGTAAAAAATCTGTACATCATCAAGCAGTAA
- the oppA gene encoding oligopeptide ABC transporter substrate-binding protein OppA produces MTNITKKSLLAAGIIAALGITATGSAFAAEVPAGVQLADKQEIVKNNGSEVQSLDPHKIEGVPENNVTRDLMEGLANNGLDGSIVPGVAESWDNKDFKVWTFHLRKDAKWSNGKPVTAQDFVYSWQRVVDPKTASPYASYLQYAHVENVDDIIAGKKDKSTLGVKAIDDHTFQVTLTEPVPYLVEMTPHYAMKPVYKDAVEKFGEKWTLPANYVSNGAYKLKDWIVNERIVLERNPEYWDNAKTIINKVTFLPISSEVTDVNRYRTGEIDMTYNNMPIELFQKLKKEIPKEVHVDPYLCTYYYEINNQKAPFTDERVREALKLGLDRDIITNKVKNQGDLPAYSFTPPYTDGAKLTPPEWFGWTQEKRNEVAKKLLADAGYGPGKPLTFSLLYNTSDLHKKLAIAAASIWKKNLGVDVKLVNQEWKTFLDTRHQGTYDVARAGWCADYNEPSSFLNMMLSDSSSNTPHYKSAEFDKLMANVLTAKTKEERAALYQKAEVQLDKDSAIVPVYYYVNARLVKPYVGGYTGKDPLDNVYDKNLYIIKH; encoded by the coding sequence ATGACCAACATCACAAAGAAAAGCCTCCTTGCCGCCGGCATCATCGCCGCGCTGGGCATCACAGCAACCGGAAGTGCATTTGCGGCCGAGGTGCCGGCGGGCGTACAGCTGGCAGACAAGCAAGAGATCGTTAAAAACAACGGTTCCGAAGTGCAATCGCTGGATCCGCACAAGATTGAAGGCGTGCCGGAAAACAACGTTACCCGCGATTTGATGGAAGGCCTGGCGAATAACGGCCTGGATGGCTCCATCGTCCCGGGCGTGGCGGAAAGCTGGGACAACAAAGATTTTAAAGTCTGGACCTTCCATTTGCGTAAAGACGCGAAATGGTCGAACGGCAAGCCGGTAACGGCGCAAGATTTCGTCTATAGCTGGCAGCGCGTAGTGGATCCGAAAACCGCTTCGCCTTACGCCAGCTATCTGCAATATGCCCACGTGGAAAACGTCGACGACATCATCGCCGGCAAGAAAGACAAGTCGACCCTGGGCGTGAAGGCCATCGACGATCATACCTTCCAGGTCACGCTGACCGAGCCGGTGCCGTACCTGGTGGAAATGACCCCGCACTACGCGATGAAGCCGGTGTACAAAGACGCCGTAGAGAAGTTCGGCGAGAAGTGGACCCTGCCGGCGAACTACGTCAGCAACGGCGCTTACAAGCTGAAAGACTGGATCGTTAACGAACGCATCGTACTGGAACGTAACCCGGAATACTGGGATAACGCCAAAACCATCATCAATAAAGTGACGTTCCTGCCAATTTCATCGGAAGTGACCGACGTTAACCGCTACCGCACCGGCGAAATCGACATGACCTACAACAACATGCCGATCGAACTGTTCCAGAAGCTGAAGAAAGAGATCCCGAAAGAGGTTCATGTCGATCCTTACCTCTGCACTTATTATTACGAGATCAACAACCAGAAAGCGCCGTTTACCGATGAACGCGTGCGTGAAGCGCTGAAGCTGGGGTTGGATCGCGATATCATCACCAATAAAGTGAAAAACCAGGGCGACCTGCCGGCCTATAGCTTCACGCCGCCGTATACCGACGGCGCCAAGCTGACCCCGCCAGAGTGGTTTGGCTGGACCCAGGAAAAACGCAACGAAGTGGCGAAGAAACTGTTGGCCGATGCCGGCTATGGCCCGGGCAAGCCGCTGACCTTCTCGCTGTTGTACAACACCTCGGACCTGCACAAAAAGCTGGCGATCGCCGCTGCGTCCATCTGGAAGAAAAACCTGGGCGTAGACGTGAAGCTGGTGAACCAGGAGTGGAAAACCTTCCTGGATACCCGTCATCAGGGCACCTATGACGTGGCGCGCGCCGGCTGGTGCGCAGATTACAACGAACCAAGTTCATTCCTGAACATGATGCTGTCCGACAGCAGCAGTAACACCCCGCACTATAAGAGCGCCGAGTTCGACAAGCTGATGGCTAACGTGTTGACGGCGAAAACCAAAGAGGAACGCGCGGCGCTGTATCAGAAAGCGGAAGTTCAGTTGGATAAAGATTCTGCCATCGTGCCGGTTTATTACTACGTGAATGCCCGTCTGGTGAAACCTTACGTGGGCGGTTATACCGGTAAAGACCCGCTTGATAACGTGTACGACAAAAACCTGTACATCATCAAGCATTGA
- a CDS encoding IS4 family transposase codes for MLSTWLDDTQTWAEPASLSCFQRAIPLEWISQVLDSTNKASIRKRKLPAELVVWLIVGMGLYRDRSITDVVTKLDLVLSSQEGETLAASSIAQARQRLSDEPLRELFTLTASHWTQQEDKDDLWHGLRLFAVDGTLFRTPDTPELADHFEYIKHRPDRHTEYPMVRLCAMMSLRSRLIHDVKFGPANTGEVSYAKQLSPQAKSLTLFDHCYLSAELLINWQRRQNDAHWLVPLKGNTKYRVVETFGEGDHLVEMQVSPQARKQDSSLPEYWQARLIECEDESGHYKGFISSLSEPELYPADSLRYVYQERWSIENGYGELKQFQLSTATLLRSQKVSGIYQEIWGLLTAYNLVRMEMSQIAREAKVPPLRISFVMAMRLIQDELIWCSLSKPGTIPTKLKKMRENVKQFILPEKRKRPKKRTVRISKTQYPVHSKHLK; via the coding sequence ATGCTTTCAACCTGGCTTGACGATACCCAGACCTGGGCTGAACCCGCTTCACTTTCCTGTTTTCAGCGTGCCATTCCCCTTGAGTGGATTTCTCAGGTCCTTGATTCCACGAATAAAGCCAGTATCCGTAAACGTAAACTCCCCGCAGAACTCGTGGTCTGGCTGATTGTGGGCATGGGCCTGTACCGCGACCGCTCCATCACGGACGTTGTGACAAAACTCGACCTCGTCCTGAGTTCGCAGGAAGGTGAGACTCTCGCTGCCAGCTCCATTGCCCAGGCACGCCAGCGGTTGAGCGATGAACCGCTTCGGGAGCTCTTCACCCTGACGGCCAGCCACTGGACTCAACAGGAAGATAAGGATGACCTCTGGCACGGACTGCGGCTGTTCGCCGTTGATGGCACCCTTTTTCGCACACCCGATACGCCCGAACTTGCAGACCATTTTGAGTACATAAAGCATCGTCCGGACAGACACACTGAGTACCCGATGGTCAGGCTGTGCGCCATGATGTCGCTGCGCAGCCGGTTGATCCATGACGTGAAATTCGGGCCGGCAAATACCGGCGAAGTCAGTTACGCGAAGCAATTATCGCCGCAGGCGAAAAGCCTGACGCTGTTTGACCACTGCTATTTATCCGCAGAGTTACTGATTAACTGGCAACGCAGACAGAACGATGCGCACTGGCTGGTTCCCCTGAAGGGAAACACGAAATACCGTGTAGTGGAAACGTTCGGAGAAGGAGACCATCTGGTGGAGATGCAGGTCTCACCGCAGGCCCGAAAACAGGACAGCTCGCTGCCTGAATACTGGCAGGCCCGGCTAATAGAATGTGAAGATGAATCAGGCCATTACAAAGGTTTTATCAGCTCTTTGAGCGAGCCGGAGCTGTATCCGGCAGACTCGCTGCGTTATGTGTATCAGGAGCGGTGGAGCATAGAAAATGGCTACGGAGAGCTGAAACAGTTCCAGCTGAGCACAGCGACGTTGCTGCGCAGCCAGAAAGTGAGCGGGATTTACCAGGAAATCTGGGGTCTGTTGACGGCCTATAATCTGGTCAGAATGGAGATGAGTCAGATAGCACGGGAAGCAAAAGTGCCGCCACTGCGGATAAGCTTCGTGATGGCGATGAGACTGATCCAGGATGAACTCATCTGGTGTTCACTGAGTAAACCAGGGACGATCCCGACGAAGCTGAAGAAAATGCGGGAGAATGTGAAGCAATTTATCCTGCCAGAAAAGAGAAAACGGCCCAAAAAGAGGACCGTTCGAATCTCAAAAACCCAGTATCCCGTTCACTCAAAACATCTTAAGTGA
- the adhE gene encoding bifunctional acetaldehyde-CoA/alcohol dehydrogenase: protein MAVTNVAELNELVARVKKAQREYANFTQEQVDKIFRAAALAAADARIPLAKMAVEESGMGIVEDKVIKNHFASEYIYNAYKDEKTCGILSEDDTFGTITIAEPIGLICGIVPTTNPTSTAIFKALISLKTRNGIIFSPHPRAKNATNKAADIVLQAAIAAGAPKDIIGWIDQPTVELSNQLMHHPDINLILATGGPGMVKAAYSSGKPAIGVGAGNTPVVVDETADIKRVVASILMSKTFDSGVICASEQSVIVVDSVYDAVRERFASHGGYLLQGKELKAVQDIILKNGGLNAAIVGQSAPKIAEMAGIKVPANTKVLIGEVKLVDETEPFAHEKLSPTLAMYRAKDFEDAVSKAEKLVAMGGIGHTSCLYTDQDNQSARIAYFGDKMKTARILINTPASQGGIGDLYNFKLAPSLTLGCGSWGGNSISENVGPKHLINKKTVAKRAENMLWHKLPKSIYFRRGSLPIALEEVATDGAKRAFIVTDRYLFNNGYADQITKVLKSHGIETEVFFEVEADPTLSIVRKGAEQMNSFKPDVIIALGGGSPMDAAKIMWVLYEHPETHFEDLALRFMDIRKRIYKFPKMGVKAKMIAVTTTSGTGSEVTPFAVVTDDATGQKYPLADYALTPDMAIVDANLVMNMPKSLCAFGGLDAVTHALEAYVSVLANEYSDGQALQALKLLKEYLPASYKEGAKNPVARERVHNAATIAGIAFANAFLGVCHSMAHKLGSEFHIPHGLANAMLISNVIRYNANDNPTKQTAFSQYDRPQARRRYAEIADHLGLSAPGDRTAQKIEKLLAWLDELKTELGIPASIREAGVQEADFLARVDKLSEDAFDDQCTGANPRYPLIAELKQIMLDTFYGREFSEAVAEEDVAAPAAAKAVKKARK, encoded by the coding sequence ATGGCTGTAACGAATGTCGCTGAACTGAACGAGCTAGTCGCACGTGTCAAAAAAGCCCAGCGCGAATATGCCAACTTCACTCAAGAACAAGTTGATAAAATCTTCCGCGCCGCTGCCCTCGCCGCTGCTGATGCCCGCATCCCCCTCGCAAAAATGGCCGTAGAAGAGTCCGGGATGGGTATCGTTGAAGATAAGGTCATCAAAAACCACTTCGCTTCAGAATATATCTACAACGCCTACAAAGATGAAAAAACCTGCGGCATCCTGTCCGAAGACGACACTTTCGGTACCATCACCATCGCTGAGCCCATCGGCCTGATTTGCGGTATCGTGCCCACCACCAACCCAACTTCCACGGCGATTTTCAAAGCGCTGATCAGCCTGAAAACCCGTAACGGCATCATTTTCTCCCCGCACCCGCGCGCCAAAAACGCCACCAACAAAGCGGCGGATATCGTGCTGCAGGCCGCCATCGCCGCCGGCGCGCCGAAAGACATCATTGGCTGGATTGACCAACCGACGGTAGAACTCTCCAACCAGCTGATGCACCACCCCGACATCAACCTGATCCTGGCGACCGGCGGGCCTGGCATGGTGAAAGCCGCCTACAGCTCCGGCAAACCGGCGATCGGCGTAGGCGCGGGCAATACCCCGGTAGTGGTAGACGAAACCGCGGATATCAAACGCGTCGTCGCCTCCATCCTGATGTCCAAAACTTTCGACAGCGGCGTGATCTGTGCCTCCGAGCAATCCGTTATCGTGGTCGACTCGGTTTATGATGCGGTGCGCGAACGCTTCGCTTCCCACGGCGGCTACCTGCTGCAGGGCAAAGAGCTGAAGGCGGTGCAGGACATCATTCTGAAAAACGGCGGCCTGAATGCGGCCATCGTCGGCCAGTCCGCGCCGAAGATTGCCGAAATGGCAGGCATCAAAGTGCCGGCGAACACCAAGGTGCTGATCGGTGAAGTGAAGCTGGTGGACGAGACCGAGCCTTTCGCGCACGAAAAACTGTCGCCTACCCTGGCGATGTACCGCGCCAAAGACTTTGAAGACGCGGTGAGCAAAGCCGAGAAACTGGTCGCCATGGGCGGCATCGGCCACACCTCCTGCCTGTATACCGACCAGGATAACCAAAGCGCGCGCATCGCCTACTTCGGCGACAAAATGAAAACCGCGCGCATCCTGATCAACACCCCTGCTTCTCAGGGTGGCATCGGCGACCTGTATAACTTTAAACTCGCCCCGTCGCTGACGCTGGGCTGCGGTTCATGGGGTGGCAACTCCATTTCTGAAAACGTCGGGCCAAAACACCTGATCAACAAGAAAACTGTAGCGAAGCGAGCAGAAAACATGCTGTGGCATAAACTTCCGAAATCCATCTACTTCCGCCGGGGCTCCCTGCCTATCGCGCTGGAAGAAGTGGCGACCGACGGTGCGAAACGCGCCTTCATCGTTACCGACCGCTACCTGTTCAATAACGGTTATGCAGATCAAATCACCAAGGTTCTGAAATCGCACGGCATTGAAACCGAAGTGTTCTTCGAAGTTGAAGCCGACCCAACGCTGAGCATCGTGCGCAAAGGCGCCGAGCAGATGAACTCCTTCAAACCGGACGTAATCATTGCGCTGGGCGGCGGTTCACCGATGGACGCAGCGAAAATCATGTGGGTGCTGTACGAACATCCTGAAACCCACTTTGAGGATCTGGCGCTGCGCTTTATGGATATCCGTAAACGCATCTACAAGTTCCCGAAAATGGGCGTAAAAGCGAAAATGATCGCCGTCACCACCACCTCGGGCACCGGTTCGGAAGTGACGCCGTTCGCCGTAGTGACCGACGACGCCACCGGCCAGAAATACCCGCTGGCTGACTATGCGCTGACCCCGGACATGGCGATTGTCGACGCCAACCTGGTGATGAACATGCCGAAATCCCTGTGCGCCTTCGGCGGCCTGGATGCGGTGACTCACGCGCTGGAAGCTTACGTGTCGGTGCTGGCGAACGAATACTCCGACGGCCAGGCGCTGCAGGCGCTCAAGTTGCTGAAAGAGTACCTGCCGGCCAGCTATAAAGAAGGCGCCAAAAACCCGGTGGCCCGCGAGCGCGTTCACAACGCCGCCACCATCGCCGGCATCGCGTTTGCCAACGCCTTCCTCGGGGTTTGCCACTCAATGGCCCACAAATTGGGTTCCGAGTTCCACATCCCGCACGGCCTGGCCAACGCCATGTTGATCTCCAACGTCATTCGCTACAACGCCAATGACAACCCGACCAAGCAGACGGCCTTCAGCCAGTACGACCGCCCTCAGGCGCGCCGCCGCTACGCTGAAATCGCCGACCATCTCGGCCTGAGCGCTCCGGGCGACCGCACCGCGCAGAAAATCGAGAAGCTGCTGGCCTGGCTGGACGAGCTGAAAACCGAGTTGGGCATCCCAGCCTCCATCCGCGAAGCGGGTGTGCAGGAAGCCGACTTCCTGGCCCGGGTCGACAAGCTGTCTGAAGACGCCTTCGACGACCAGTGCACCGGCGCCAACCCACGTTATCCGCTGATTGCCGAACTGAAGCAAATCATGCTGGATACCTTCTATGGCCGTGAATTTAGCGAAGCGGTTGCAGAGGAAGACGTGGCGGCCCCGGCTGCGGCCAAAGCGGTAAAGAAGGCCAGAAAATAA
- a CDS encoding YchE family NAAT transporter has product MGQSLLDFSGYIKFFVGLFALVNPVGILPVFISMTSYQAEAGRNKTNMTANLSVAIILWTSLFLGEGILRMFGISIDSFRIAGGILVVTIAMSMISGKLGEDKQNKQEKSESAIRESIGVVPLALPLMAGPGAISSTIVWSSRYHTWQNLLGFTVAIALFAFCCWLLFRAAPLLVRLLGQTGINVITRIMGLLLMALGIEFIVTGIKALFPGLL; this is encoded by the coding sequence GTGGGCCAATCTCTGTTGGATTTTTCCGGCTATATCAAATTCTTCGTCGGCCTGTTTGCGCTGGTAAACCCGGTCGGCATTTTGCCGGTGTTTATCAGCATGACCAGCTACCAGGCGGAAGCGGGGCGCAACAAAACCAACATGACCGCCAATCTGTCGGTGGCGATCATTCTCTGGACCTCGCTGTTCCTTGGTGAGGGGATCCTGCGCATGTTCGGCATTTCCATCGACTCGTTCCGCATTGCCGGCGGCATTCTGGTGGTGACCATCGCCATGTCGATGATCAGCGGCAAGCTGGGCGAGGATAAACAGAACAAGCAGGAAAAATCAGAAAGCGCCATCCGCGAAAGCATCGGCGTGGTGCCGCTGGCGCTGCCGTTGATGGCCGGGCCGGGTGCCATCAGCTCAACCATCGTCTGGAGTTCGCGCTATCACACCTGGCAGAATCTGCTGGGGTTCACGGTGGCGATCGCCCTGTTTGCCTTCTGTTGCTGGCTGCTATTCCGTGCGGCGCCGTTGCTGGTGCGCCTGCTTGGGCAAACCGGCATCAACGTTATTACCCGTATCATGGGGCTGCTGCTGATGGCGTTAGGCATCGAATTTATCGTTACCGGCATTAAGGCATTATTCCCCGGCCTGCTATGA
- a CDS encoding thymidine kinase: MAQLYFYYSAMNAGKSTALLQSSYNYQERGMRTLVFTAEIDHRFGVGKVSSRIGLSSQAQLYNNDSMLYAMIAQEHHQQPVHCVLLDESQFLTKAQVEQLCDVVDQLDIPVLCYGLRTDFLGELFVGSQYLLAWADKLVELKTICHCGRKANMVLRLDENGQAMHAGEQVVIGGNESYVSVCRKHYKEAIHSLD; the protein is encoded by the coding sequence ATGGCTCAACTTTATTTTTATTACTCTGCTATGAATGCAGGAAAATCTACCGCGCTGTTACAATCTTCATATAATTATCAAGAACGTGGTATGCGCACGCTGGTGTTTACCGCCGAGATAGACCACAGGTTCGGCGTAGGGAAGGTGAGTTCGCGTATCGGCCTGTCTTCCCAGGCTCAGCTCTATAATAACGACTCGATGTTGTACGCAATGATCGCGCAAGAACATCACCAGCAGCCGGTGCATTGCGTGCTGCTGGATGAAAGTCAATTTTTGACCAAGGCGCAGGTTGAACAATTATGCGACGTCGTGGACCAGCTGGATATTCCGGTGTTGTGTTATGGCCTGCGCACCGATTTTCTGGGGGAGCTGTTTGTCGGCAGCCAATACCTGTTGGCCTGGGCCGATAAGCTGGTCGAGTTGAAAACTATCTGCCACTGCGGGCGCAAAGCGAACATGGTGCTGCGGTTGGATGAAAACGGCCAGGCGATGCATGCCGGTGAACAGGTGGTGATAGGTGGTAATGAGAGCTATGTCTCCGTATGCCGCAAGCACTATAAAGAGGCTATTCATTCCCTGGACTAA
- the hns gene encoding histone-like nucleoid-structuring protein H-NS, producing the protein MSEALKILNNIRTLRAQARECTLETLEEMLEKLEVVVNERREEDSQAQAEIEERTRKLQKYREMLISDGIDPNELLQTMAATKAAGKAKRAARPAKYQYKDENGELKTWTGQGRTPAVIKKAMEEQGKSLDDFLL; encoded by the coding sequence ATGAGCGAAGCATTAAAGATTTTGAACAACATCCGTACTCTGCGCGCCCAGGCAAGAGAATGCACCCTGGAAACGTTGGAAGAAATGCTCGAGAAACTGGAAGTTGTTGTGAACGAACGTCGCGAAGAAGACAGTCAGGCTCAAGCAGAAATCGAAGAACGCACTCGCAAGCTGCAGAAATATCGTGAAATGCTGATTTCTGACGGCATCGACCCAAATGAACTGCTGCAAACTATGGCTGCCACTAAAGCGGCTGGTAAAGCAAAACGCGCAGCACGTCCAGCTAAATACCAATATAAAGACGAAAACGGCGAGCTGAAAACCTGGACCGGCCAAGGCCGTACTCCAGCGGTGATTAAGAAAGCTATGGAAGAGCAAGGTAAATCTCTGGACGATTTCCTGCTGTAA
- a CDS encoding NAD-dependent epimerase: MKFLVTGAAGFIGYHVAERLLAAGHQVVGIDNLNDYYDVGLKMARLDLLAKKPAFRFIKLDLADREGMAALFAEHQFQRVIHLGAQAGVRYSLQNPLAYADANLIGHLNVLEGCRHNKVEHLLYASSSSVYGLNRKLPFATEDSVDHPISLYAATKKANELMSHSYSHLYGIPTTGLRFFTVYGPWGRPDMALFKFTKAILAGESIDVYNRGEMHRDFTYIDDITEAIVRLQAVIPQANPEWTVEQGSPASSSAPYRVYNIGNSTPVKLMEYISALERALGIAARKNMLPMQPGDVMDTSADTAELYRVIGFKPATSVDEGVKRFVDWYREFYKVQ; the protein is encoded by the coding sequence ATGAAATTCCTGGTTACAGGCGCTGCGGGCTTTATCGGTTATCACGTAGCAGAGCGTTTGTTGGCCGCCGGGCATCAGGTTGTCGGTATCGACAACCTGAATGATTATTATGATGTGGGCCTGAAAATGGCCCGCCTGGATTTGTTGGCGAAAAAACCGGCATTCCGCTTTATCAAGCTGGATCTGGCCGATCGCGAGGGAATGGCGGCATTATTCGCCGAGCATCAATTCCAGCGCGTCATTCACCTCGGCGCTCAGGCCGGGGTGCGCTATTCGTTGCAAAACCCATTGGCATACGCCGATGCGAATCTTATCGGTCATTTGAACGTACTGGAAGGTTGCCGCCATAATAAGGTGGAGCATTTGCTCTATGCCTCGTCCAGCTCGGTATATGGCCTGAATCGTAAGCTGCCTTTTGCTACCGAAGATTCGGTTGACCATCCGATTTCGCTGTATGCGGCGACCAAAAAAGCCAATGAGCTGATGTCACACAGCTATTCTCATTTATACGGTATTCCCACCACCGGGCTACGTTTCTTCACCGTATATGGTCCATGGGGAAGGCCCGATATGGCGCTGTTCAAGTTCACAAAAGCCATATTGGCGGGCGAGAGCATCGATGTATATAACCGCGGTGAGATGCATCGTGATTTTACCTACATTGATGATATCACCGAAGCAATAGTGCGGTTGCAGGCGGTTATCCCTCAGGCTAATCCTGAGTGGACCGTTGAGCAGGGATCGCCGGCGAGCAGTTCAGCCCCTTACCGTGTTTATAATATCGGTAACAGCACTCCGGTAAAGCTGATGGAATATATCAGCGCGCTCGAACGGGCGTTGGGTATCGCCGCGCGTAAAAATATGCTGCCAATGCAGCCTGGTGACGTTATGGACACCAGCGCAGATACCGCCGAGCTATATCGCGTTATCGGTTTTAAACCGGCAACCAGCGTCGATGAAGGGGTAAAACGTTTTGTCGATTGGTATCGAGAGTTTTATAAAGTTCAGTAA